One window of Burkholderia vietnamiensis LMG 10929 genomic DNA carries:
- the recJ gene encoding single-stranded-DNA-specific exonuclease RecJ, with amino-acid sequence MTRIVTRPVAPADAAALARHGLHPVLARLYASRGVQSPTDIETALARLVPPTDLKGCADAAALLADAIAERRRLLVVADYDCDGATACAVAVRGLRMFGAQIDYLVPNRFEYGYGLTPEIVELAAARKPDLLITVDNGIASVAGVEAANARGIDVLVTDHHLPGDALPAARAIVNPNQPGCAFPSKHIAGVGVMFYVLLALRAELRRRGAFASKDAEPRLDGLLDLVALGTVADVVRLDGNNRVLVAQGLHRIRNGRMQPGIAALFRAAGRDARTASGFDLGFGVGPRLNAAGRLSDMSLGIECLITDDIGRAWELAQQLDAMNRERREIEAGMQQQALADLADVDPADACTITLFNPAWHQGVIGIVAGRLKEKFHRPSFTFAHADESGTRVKGSGRSIAGFHLRDALDLVSKREPDLIVAFGGHAMAAGLTLDTANVSRFAAAFEAVAREWLSDDALARVIETDGELEDAYFTPQFVGLLDEAVWGQGFPAPLFSGEFDVVSQSLVKEKHLKLQLARGRQRFNAIWFNHTEPLPASALIAYRLVADTWNGVTRVQLVVEHAAG; translated from the coding sequence ATGACCCGCATCGTTACCCGCCCCGTCGCCCCCGCCGACGCCGCCGCGCTCGCGCGCCACGGCCTGCACCCCGTACTCGCGCGCCTGTACGCGTCGCGCGGCGTGCAGTCGCCGACCGACATCGAGACCGCGCTCGCACGCCTCGTCCCGCCCACCGACCTCAAAGGCTGCGCCGACGCCGCCGCGCTGCTCGCCGACGCGATCGCCGAGCGGCGACGCCTGCTGGTCGTCGCCGACTACGACTGCGACGGCGCGACCGCCTGCGCGGTCGCGGTGCGCGGCCTGCGCATGTTCGGCGCGCAGATCGACTACCTCGTGCCGAACCGCTTCGAATACGGCTACGGGCTCACGCCGGAGATCGTCGAGCTGGCGGCGGCGCGCAAGCCGGACCTGCTGATCACCGTCGACAACGGGATCGCGAGCGTCGCCGGCGTCGAAGCCGCGAACGCGCGCGGCATCGACGTGCTCGTGACCGACCACCATCTGCCCGGCGACGCGCTGCCCGCCGCGCGCGCGATCGTCAACCCGAACCAGCCGGGCTGTGCGTTCCCGAGCAAGCACATCGCCGGCGTCGGCGTGATGTTCTACGTGCTGCTCGCGCTGCGCGCGGAGCTGCGCCGGCGCGGCGCGTTCGCGAGCAAGGACGCCGAGCCGCGCCTGGACGGGCTGCTCGATCTGGTCGCGCTCGGCACCGTCGCCGACGTGGTGCGGCTCGACGGCAACAACCGCGTGCTGGTCGCGCAGGGGCTGCACCGGATCCGCAACGGCCGCATGCAGCCGGGCATCGCCGCGCTGTTCCGCGCCGCGGGCCGCGACGCGCGCACCGCGTCGGGCTTCGATCTCGGCTTCGGCGTCGGGCCGCGCCTGAACGCGGCGGGACGGCTCTCCGACATGTCGCTCGGGATCGAATGCCTGATCACCGACGACATCGGCCGCGCATGGGAGCTCGCGCAGCAGCTCGACGCGATGAACCGCGAGCGCCGCGAAATCGAGGCCGGCATGCAGCAGCAGGCGCTCGCCGATCTCGCCGACGTCGATCCCGCCGACGCGTGCACCATCACGCTGTTCAACCCCGCATGGCACCAGGGCGTGATCGGCATCGTCGCCGGGCGGCTCAAGGAGAAATTCCACCGCCCGTCGTTCACGTTCGCGCATGCGGACGAAAGCGGCACGCGCGTGAAGGGCTCGGGACGGTCGATTGCCGGTTTCCATCTGCGCGACGCGCTCGACCTCGTCTCGAAGCGCGAGCCCGACCTGATCGTCGCGTTCGGCGGTCATGCGATGGCCGCGGGCCTCACGCTCGACACCGCCAACGTGTCGCGCTTCGCGGCCGCGTTCGAGGCCGTCGCACGCGAGTGGCTGTCCGACGACGCGCTGGCGCGCGTGATCGAGACCGACGGCGAGCTCGAGGACGCCTATTTCACGCCGCAGTTCGTCGGGCTGCTCGACGAGGCCGTCTGGGGCCAGGGCTTTCCGGCCCCGCTTTTCTCCGGCGAGTTCGACGTCGTGTCGCAATCGCTCGTGAAGGAAAAGCACCTGAAGCTGCAGCTGGCGCGCGGCCGGCAGCGCTTCAACGCGATCTGGTTCAACCACACCGAGCCGCTGCCGGCGAGCGCGCTGATCGCGTACCGGCTGGTCGCCGACACGTGGAACGGCGTGACGCGCGTGCAGCTCGTCGTCGAGCACGCGGCCGGCTGA
- a CDS encoding lipoprotein-releasing ABC transporter permease subunit produces the protein MKLPYEWQIGWRYTRAGKRTTGNGFISFIALVSMLGIALGVAALIVVLSVMNGFQKEVRDRMLSVLAHVEVFSPTGSMPDWQLTAQEARRNPSVIGAAPYVDAQALLTRQDAVSGVMLRGVEPSLEPQVSDIGKDMKAGRLDALVPGQFGIVLGDALAGNLGVTVGDKVTLVAPEGTITPAGMMPRLKQFTVVGVFESGHYEYDSTLAMIDIRDAEALFRMSAPTGVRLRLSDMQKAPQVAIELSHTLSGSLYIRDWTQQNKTWFSAVQIEKRMMFIILTLIIAVAAFNLVSSLVMTVTNKQADIAILRTLGAQPGSIMKIFVVQGVTIGFVGTASGVALGCLIAWSIPWLIPMIEHLFGVQFLPPSVYFISELPSELVAGDVIKIGLIAFVLSAVATLYPSWRGAKVKPAEALRYE, from the coding sequence TTGAAACTTCCGTACGAATGGCAGATCGGCTGGCGCTATACGCGCGCCGGCAAACGCACGACCGGCAACGGCTTCATTTCCTTCATCGCGCTCGTATCGATGCTCGGGATCGCGCTTGGCGTCGCGGCGCTGATCGTCGTGCTGTCCGTGATGAACGGCTTCCAGAAGGAGGTGCGCGACCGCATGCTGTCGGTGCTCGCGCACGTCGAGGTGTTTTCGCCGACCGGCTCGATGCCGGACTGGCAACTCACGGCGCAGGAGGCGCGGCGCAATCCGTCGGTGATCGGCGCGGCGCCGTACGTCGACGCGCAGGCGCTGCTCACGCGCCAGGACGCGGTGAGCGGCGTGATGCTACGCGGCGTCGAGCCGTCGCTCGAGCCGCAGGTGTCCGACATCGGCAAGGACATGAAGGCCGGCCGCCTCGACGCGCTGGTGCCCGGCCAGTTCGGCATCGTGCTCGGCGATGCGCTCGCCGGCAATCTCGGCGTGACGGTCGGTGACAAGGTCACGCTGGTCGCGCCGGAGGGCACGATCACGCCGGCCGGGATGATGCCGCGGCTCAAGCAGTTCACGGTCGTCGGCGTGTTCGAATCGGGCCATTACGAATACGACAGCACGCTCGCGATGATCGACATCCGCGACGCCGAGGCGCTGTTCCGGATGAGCGCGCCGACCGGCGTGCGGCTGCGGCTCAGCGACATGCAGAAGGCGCCGCAGGTGGCGATCGAGCTGTCGCACACGTTGTCCGGCAGCCTCTACATCCGCGACTGGACGCAGCAGAACAAGACCTGGTTCTCGGCCGTGCAGATCGAGAAGCGGATGATGTTCATCATCCTCACGCTGATCATCGCGGTGGCCGCGTTCAACCTCGTGTCGTCGCTCGTGATGACGGTGACCAACAAGCAGGCCGACATCGCGATCCTGCGCACGCTCGGCGCGCAGCCAGGCTCGATCATGAAGATCTTTGTCGTGCAGGGCGTGACGATCGGCTTCGTCGGCACCGCGTCGGGCGTCGCGCTCGGCTGCCTGATCGCATGGAGCATTCCGTGGCTGATCCCGATGATCGAGCATCTGTTCGGCGTGCAGTTCCTGCCGCCGTCGGTGTACTTCATCAGCGAGCTGCCGTCCGAACTCGTCGCCGGCGACGTGATCAAGATCGGGCTGATCGCGTTCGTGCTGTCGGCCGTCGCGACGCTGTACCCGAGCTGGCGC